One Helianthus annuus cultivar XRQ/B chromosome 12, HanXRQr2.0-SUNRISE, whole genome shotgun sequence genomic region harbors:
- the LOC110921978 gene encoding myosin-binding protein 2, translating into MAAMIQKNTNKITLMLIYAVLEWTLILLLLLNSLFSFLIIKFSQFFSLKTPCFWCSTLHRFFEPENVNLHRDLLCEFHSKEVSTLGFCPNHKKLAEIKDLCDECFSCHLDFQSNAKQNDDEHEHEQKLKCSCCGLKFNKHNVLESSRKRDLVEKQTCSNDEIGSALIGESPKIRINCFESETCVNKFDSRGDSTSDFLPQHLEFFFDYSGNQLVPIELVDSSTEESQNISEADQDFEDYDKDHVIQEHQTSGLESMELEETENSLVFHAKISEFVEKSVFVEETPACLVNTEELQESIETKKLDPKTHLVDEELEVSCVEEPSVMIENGLEMKNLSGIVSEIEEEKIPDTPVSVKKFFMFGRKESRGEESLDGSLMSEMEGGDPVNTTEKLKSALRVLKAELEEERSASAVAASETMAMITRLQEEKAAMQMEALQYQRMMEEQSEYDQEALQLLNELMIKKEKELEVYKKKVADYEAKERMQFSQGSLKNGTCSTSVSCSHSEDGNGMAIETTHKWNGNVPDSGVLELDTSLADFEEERLTIFEQIKALEEKLFALSDEEDQHFADVRPIEDLVEENGFHSDDMVTKSNGFHSNDTVTKSNGYHSNKLENEKTRMDLMDEVDQVYERLQALEADREFLKHCIGSLNKGEKGMELLQEILQHLRDLRTTDFQA; encoded by the exons ATGGCTGCTATGATacaaaaaaacacaaataaaatcACACTTATGCTTATCTATGCTGTTCTTGAATGGACACTCATacttcttctccttctcaacTCACTCTTTTCTTTCTTGATCATCAAGTTTTCTCAGTTTTTTTCCTTGAAAACACCCTGCTTCTGGTGTTCGACCCTTCATCGATTCTTCGAACCCGAAAACGTCAACTTGCACCGAGATCTTCTCTGTGAGTTTCATTCCAAAGAGGTGTCCACTTTGGGCTTCTGTCCAAATCATAAAAAGTTAGCAGAGATTAAGGATTTATGTGATGAATGCTTTTCATGTCATCTGGATTTCCAATCGAATGCGAAACAGAATGATGatgaacatgaacatgaacagAAGTTGAAGTGTTCTTGTTGTGGGTTGAAGTTTAATAAGCATAATGTATTGGAGTCTTCCAGAAAGAGGGATTTGGTTGAAAAACAGACATGTTCAAATGATGAAATCGGGTCAGCTTTGATAGGAGAAAGTCCGAAAATTCGGATAAATTGTTTCGAAAGTGAGACATGTGTGAATAAGTTTGACTCAAGGGGAGATTCGACTTCGGATTTTCTTCCACAGCATCTTGAATTCTTCTTTGATTATAGTGGTAATCAGCTGGTCCCCATAGAATTGGTTGACTCATCCACTGAGGAAAGTCAAAACATTTCTGAAGCTGATCAAGATTTTGAAGATTATGATAAAGATCATGTGATTCAAGAACATCAGACATCAGGCCTTGAATCCATGGAGTTGGAAGAAACTGAGAATTCTCTTGTTTTTCATGCAAAAATTAGTGAATTTGTCGAAAAATCCGTCTTTGTTGAAGAAACTCCAGCTTGTTTAGTTAATACCGAAGAACTTCAAGAAAGTATAGAGACAAAGAAATTGGATCCGAAAACTCATTTGG TTGATGAAGAATTAGAGGTTTCATGTGTTGAAGAACCTTCAGTTATGATTGAAAATG GTCTTGAAATGAAGAACTTGAGTGGAATCGTTAGTGAGATCGAAGAAGAGAAGATACCCGATACACCTGTTTCGGTTAAGAAGTTTTTTATGTTTGGTCGGAAGGAATCAAGGGGCGAAGAGTCGTTAGATGGTAGTTTGATGAGTGAAATGGAAGGTGGAGATCCGGTTAACACTACAGAGAAGCTAAAATCGGCTTTGCGTGTTTTGAAAGCCGAATTAGAGGAGGAGAGAAGCGCGTCGGCGGTTGCAGCCAGTGAGACGATGGCGATGATCACTCGGCTTCAAGAAGAGAAAGCGGCAATGCAAATGGAGGCATTACAGTATCAAAGAATGATGGAAGAACAGTCGGAATACGATCAAGAAGCTTTACAACTCTTGAATGAACTTATGATTAAGAAGGAAAAGGAATTGGAAGTGTACAAGAAAAAGGTTGCGGATTATGAAGCGAAGGAGCGAATGCAGTTTTCACAAGGTAGCTTGAAAAACGGGACATGTTCGACTTCGGTTTCTTGTAGTCATTCAGAGGATGGGAATGGAATGGCGATTGAAACGACCCACAAATGGAATGGGAATGTCCCTGACAGTGGTGTTCTCGAGCTTGATACATCATTAGCGGACTTTGAAGAAGAAAGGTTAACGATTTTTGAACAAATCAAGGCTCTAGAAGAGAAGCTTTTCGCTTTGAGTGATGAAGAGGATCAACACTTTGCAGACGTAAGACCTATTGAAGATCTCGTCGAGGAAAATGGATTCCATTCCGATGACATGGTGACGAAGTCAAACGGATTCCATTCCAACGACACAGTGACAAAATCAAACGGGTATCATTCCAACAAGTTGGAAAATGAGAAAACGAGAATGGACCTCATGGATGAAGTTGATCAAGTTTATGAAAGGTTACAAGCTTTGGAAGCCGATAGAGAGTTTTTAAAACACTGTATCGGATCATTGAATAAAGGCGAGAAAGGGATGGAACTTCTTCAAGAAATCTTGCAACATCTACGTGATCTTCGAACAACAGATTTTCAAGCATAA